One segment of Nostoc piscinale CENA21 DNA contains the following:
- the egtD gene encoding L-histidine N(alpha)-methyltransferase, translated as MTISQAVNSKVTSLNNLEERLQIQRLVEATKVVTSTAGRDVAKGLTHNPKYLPPYYFYDDQGSDLFEQICDLPEYYLTRTETAILQQYAGEIAQITGACELVELGSGSSTKTRILLDAYQKLGYLQCYLPIDVSAGMLENSARKLLQEYPSLQVYALAGTYEMALAQLPPKQSPSRMIGFIGSSLGNMTTQECDAFFSQITNALQAGEYFLLGIDLQKPKEILEPAYNDRQGVTAAFNINMLEHLNRRFEGNFDTTQFEHWAFYNETAHQIEMHLRSMRSQTVQLKSLNLTVNFAPGETILTEISRKFNLNTIKQQLQSRGLVPIQTWTDANQWFGLLLCQLQSN; from the coding sequence ATGACAATATCTCAAGCTGTCAACAGCAAAGTTACTTCTCTTAACAACCTAGAAGAACGTTTGCAAATACAGCGTTTGGTAGAAGCCACAAAAGTAGTAACATCAACAGCAGGACGTGATGTAGCCAAAGGATTAACGCACAACCCCAAATATTTACCCCCATACTACTTTTATGATGACCAAGGCTCTGATTTATTTGAACAAATCTGTGACTTGCCGGAATATTATCTAACTCGTACAGAAACAGCAATTTTACAACAGTATGCAGGTGAAATTGCTCAAATCACAGGTGCTTGCGAATTAGTGGAACTGGGTAGTGGGAGTTCGACAAAAACCCGAATTTTGCTGGATGCTTATCAAAAGTTAGGGTATCTTCAGTGCTACTTGCCAATAGATGTGAGTGCAGGAATGTTGGAAAATAGCGCAAGAAAGTTACTCCAAGAATATCCCTCACTGCAAGTTTACGCCCTGGCGGGAACTTATGAAATGGCTTTAGCACAACTCCCACCAAAACAGTCTCCAAGTAGGATGATTGGTTTTATTGGTAGTTCTTTGGGAAATATGACTACCCAAGAGTGTGATGCTTTCTTTTCCCAAATTACCAATGCACTGCAAGCCGGTGAATATTTCCTACTAGGAATCGATTTACAAAAACCAAAAGAAATTTTAGAACCAGCTTATAACGATCGCCAAGGTGTAACAGCAGCATTTAATATCAATATGCTGGAGCATTTAAATCGCAGATTTGAAGGCAATTTTGATACAACACAATTTGAACATTGGGCATTTTATAATGAAACCGCACATCAAATTGAAATGCACTTGCGGAGTATGCGATCGCAAACTGTACAATTAAAATCTCTCAACCTCACTGTTAACTTTGCCCCAGGCGAAACCATCCTGACCGAAATATCTCGCAAATTTAACCTCAACACCATTAAACAACAACTCCAAAGCCGTGGTTTAGTTCCGATTCAAACATGGACTGATGCAAATCAATGGTTTGGTTTGTTGTTATGTCAGTTGCAATCTAATTGA